The genomic interval GTGTTTGACATGTTAAAGCGAATGAGAAACAGCGCAGgaactgatttatttgatttattttgttaatagTTATTAAGCGCAATAAACCGCGACACAATCGGTTACGTCCTGAGTGAAGGTAAACAGTTGgaaggtcttaaagtgacagaaaCCTAATATACCCGCTGCTGTTTCTGTGTTCTTTTAATGAAacttagctttaataagaattaatgtaggctacatttaaTTGATTTCAGCTGAAAAGGCTGTGATATTAATGTTGTCCACTACAGGGAGCCACAGGAGAAGAAATCTTTTAAGCCTAATCTTTCATATCAGTTTTCATCCTTTAGaatggaaataaatgaaaagatctagttttatttgtataactagggtgtacaaaaagtattgttttatataattacTGTACACAGAAATGCGTATAGTTTTCTAGACaccaataaaacatattttttcatgtttgcCAGAGATGATTCAATATATTGCTGTCCACTTAAAATAAAGAgacaattttatttgtaatcaTAAAGATACATTCTCATTTAACCTGACAGTAGCTCAGAAGCACATACAGCCAAAcagttatttcatttatttagttatttcgtttttttaacATGTTATCTAGTCTTTTCTAACATGTTGTCAATTGCAGTATTACTATATCATAATTTGCACAAAACtctttacattatttatttactctgTTTTAGCTTCACTTCTACCACACATTTCACATTAGACTTTAGCAAAACAGGCTACacatattattgaaataaactgtaaaaaatgaaaaaggccttattattatttaataatacaaaacacacacacacacacacacacacacacacatatatatatatatatatatatatatatatatatatatatatatatatatatttattatgattattattatatttttataatagaGGATAGAGAATTTATTTAATGCAAACAACAGCATGTAAAATCATTATCACAGTTACTGACTTTTCCATGGTACAGTATAAGCTTAATACAGCATAAGTGTGATTGTGAATTTTCTGAGAGCAACCAATTATGTGGTTGTAGTTATAATTCAAAACTAATGTAGAAAAAGAGCATAGATGAGAATGAACATCCAGAAGATCAACAAAAGCGTCCATGTTGTAATATAGTTGTGAATGGCATGGTTAATCACTATAATGGGTAAATGAGGAATCCACTGAAAGTGCTGAGGTTATCTGGACTGTCGTAGATGGTGTAACCCGGGAGGAGCTTCATGCAAACTACATCATCCACTTCCAGCTGCAGGACAGCTCCATTTGATGCGTATCGGTGCTGATCGTGATTACGCCATTGTCCCACTGACACAATCTTCTGCCCATTTTTATATAAACTTGCACCCAGTGATTGTCTGATTTGAACACCACATGCAGTGAATCTGAAGTAGTAGACTCCTTTAACTGGTGCAGTGAAGAGACCTGCCATTGACAAAACCATCAGATCAAATGTAAAATGGGTCTGATGAAAATCAGAACTGGAAAATTTCCTTTAAGCAAGACATTGGCTAGCTCAAAGTACCTGTTATTGGGTTGTAGTTGTTACCAATATTCGTGAAGACATTGTTGAAGGTCAGTGTGATCTCAGTACTGTGGGGACCTAAATCACCACGGATCCCTAAGTCAGCTGAAAATGCCACTTTAGGTTGTTCTGTggacagaaaataaaataagaaaatcatTTAAGCTCTTTAATAacaccagaaaaaaataaaagcaatgttCAGAGCTATTGTGCATTAAAGGCAGACTGTAAATAACAccttaaatgtataaaaaggaCAATTTTGATTAGTTTACCTGCATGTTCTCTCTTAAAGGCGTCCAGCTGGGTTTCACCTATTTTCATTCGCTCATTCATCGCTAAAAGTATTCAAATTCGTTAATTCTagctgaaatatatatttaaagaagGAATATGGTGCATTTTCTATGTGAAATAAagttcttaatttttttttcttcccacaCTAGAACATATCATGCTTCTTAATAAggcatttaaattgtaattttcacacattttgTTACATTCCATTTTCTACACTTTTGAGTACCTGCATTCTCTTTCTTCAGCTCCAGTATTTGTTCTGCCATTTCTATAAAACATTACGAgtctatttatttaaatgacttATTTAATGTTGCATGTGATTTCCTTTAATTTAAAGATAACTAAAGGGTGACAGAAGCAACCACTAGTACTAACTTGCATTTTCTTTCATCGCCATATCCAACTTGACTCTTAGCTCCACCATCATGTCTCTTAAATCTCTCACCTCAGTCCAGATGTTGGGCTGGTTGTTTTCTCCATTGGCCACCAAATCTTTTACCTGAGTTTGTCCATCACTGAGTGACAGACAgcacagcagcagcagagcAACACTCACCTTCATCCTGAGAGACAAAAAGACTCTTTTGTTTATGAAAATAACACATAGTCTTTGAGGTAgttaatcattattattgacACAGATATTTCTTATCCAATTAAATGGCAGAAATTGAGTAAAGCCAAAAGCCAAAGGGTAAAGACACAGTATCTGCACGTTAATGATTAATCCAAGTGAATCCAAACTGCAAAGTTCTCTTTGTTTCTGAAAAGCATGTGCACTTGAGTTTCTGTCTGGGTAAATTAatctgaaattatattttaagcaAAACATAATGATGTAGTGTAACATAAGAAGCATAGACTTCTTTTCATTGACTAgtttttactaaaataaaaactaaaatataaataaaactgtatttaatATCACTAGAGGTCGCCCTTTTACTACAAATGATAGTCAGGCTATTACTCTTGAGGGCTTATAGGATTGGCAGAAGATGGTGTATTTGATGCTTTTAACACTTATCTTGTGTTTACTTATGCATGTTATTTGTTTGTGTATATACACTTGTGTAACCGCACGCAGTGGCACGTAAAGATTCAAAACAAATTTTTAGTAACaccattttttatataaatgaaaatgaatgaggTTAAATGACAACTTGCTTTTTACTTGGAATGTAAACTAGATGTCTTAATGCGAActgtcttttaaaatatattattattactatattttaaattatattaaaatattttaatataacagattcatttaaaacattttactaaaaagaaataattttacatttatatttcaagGTTAAAATACCTCAGTATGATTAAGGTCTAAAGTCATTCACAAACGCTAAGTCTGCAAAGAGGTTTTAGTATCAGGCCATTTCATGAAAATGGGAATATCTCTAAGGCCACCCTTGCCTGTTTGGTTATTACCAGTTctgttaaatgtaaataaaaagagCCTGCCTAATGCTGTGTCAGTGTCATCACATAGTGCTGCAGTCAAGTGCACTCTCTTGCCTGCCTGATGCCCTTGAGACTCAAGCACAGCTCTTTAAAATGCAGCGAGTGTTGCCAGGACTGG from Megalobrama amblycephala isolate DHTTF-2021 unplaced genomic scaffold, ASM1881202v1 scaffold587, whole genome shotgun sequence carries:
- the LOC125262076 gene encoding cerebellin-2-like, whose amino-acid sequence is MKVSVALLLLCCLSLSDGQTQVKDLVANGENNQPNIWTEVRDLRDMMVELRVKLDMAMKENAKMAEQILELKKENAAMNERMKIGETQLDAFKREHAEQPKVAFSADLGIRGDLGPHSTEITLTFNNVFTNIGNNYNPITGLFTAPVKGVYYFRFTACGVQIRQSLGASLYKNGQKIVSVGQWRNHDQHRYASNGAVLQLEVDDVVCMKLLPGYTIYDSPDNLSTFSGFLIYPL